One Primulina eburnea isolate SZY01 chromosome 4, ASM2296580v1, whole genome shotgun sequence genomic window, tcttgtctaaacgtaacaaaacttacgtccagttgtagtctgcgttgataggaacacagtaccgaagtcggattcaaaatctgacggacggatttctcacaacaggcgtaaggattttccgcTATCTTCCTCGGCCCTTTCTTCAATTCTGAGAAATGAGTTGCGTAAGTAATTCTGAAgatttgcatgtgtatatatatatatatatatatatatatatatatatatatatatatatatatatatatatatatatacatctgtAACATGCACTGAAGCAAATGGCTCATTTCGCctattccacgtctcgcgctcgagcggtaagaaagtaccgctcgagcgcgataCTTTCTGTTCGGTGCGTGGCTCCTTattccattggcgctcgagcggtaaatctttaccgctcgggcgccagcctTTCTGTCCGAATTCTTGTGATGCCTTGGTGCTCGgacggtgcttttctaccgctcgggcgccacatattcTGCCCGAAATCTTGGCTCACAATGCAACAACGCCCGACTTCTCCTTTCACGTTTTATTTGGCTCCTGTGATATTTACTAATCACAATTCAAAGTTATGGCAATATATTGTATTCTGTATCAAAAAATGtggagaaaatttttgaaaacaaGGAAGAAATTCTTAGGATATTAAAGAATATTCGAATAAGAATTCAAAacctagaacaacaaccaagttctagtaaaaAGACTTCAGAATGAAAGTTACGATCATCTTTTGGTACTGAGCCATTATTACACCAAAAGAAAAGGACAAAGTGATTATATGCTGAAAACCTTGCGTAGCTGAATGTCTTAAAGTTATATGCTTTTAAGAACATCTTCTATAGGTAAAATAATGTTATGTATCATAATTAAAAGAATTAATGATATttggaaaattttgaaatatttgggagttaaaataaaaatgtgaaggAATGGtgagtaaaaaaaaatttgaatagaGAGATGGAAAATGAATACCAAATTGTCCCAACTTTTTTGCCCTTTTATgtggaaaaaaaatttgtagAAAAGTTGACTAAATGTCCACTCATGGCTTTTGTCCTCGCACCTTTCTCTTCACGTGAGTCCCCGCTTTTGAAATCCTCGAGACCCGGAAGTCCTTCTAAATTATACCTTAGTTTCTGGTGTTaatccaattttattattttttatccatataaacccaaaatttaaaattggcataatatattaatatctaTACGGGGTTTTAATACAACATTAAAAAAAACTGACAACGTAGTCCGAAAAAGTCATTATACATCGTATACACAAAAGAACCAATATAATTCCTTTCCCCATATAAATAATAGAAAACTACATACTAACATACACATTTGAAAACTGGAGTTCTAATGTGTCTTTTATGTGATATGCACTTAACAAAACAAATAAGAAATTAAAACCATGTCTTATATTATTAGTTCATTTGCGGTGGAGTGATATAAATCGCTTTTACCACAAAAATATCGtcctatttttttatatttacttgaaacacaataaaaataatgacATTGGATATACTAGAGATATAAAATagaatatgtcttttgtgagatagtctcacttttatctgtgagacaaatcaagcctatcgatattcacaataaaaaataatattcttagtctaaaaaataatattttttcatcgaTAACTCAAATAAGTGATCGTCTCAAAAAATATAATCCgaacgtctcacacaaatttttacttaTAAAATAATACTTTATTAGGTTATATCTCACtaacatataaattataaataaaaatatggaatgATGACCTCAGCTTCTCCTACCCCAACCTAGCAAGTCCAAGAGAACTACATCAACAAGTTTGGATATTTCCATTGATGACTATAATACTACCTCCAACTCTGCCACCACCATGCCGCCGCCGTCCCCGTATTCCTCCGCCTGCAAGcgtaccactttcatctttctTGCAGTATTACTTATATTGTTGACTAGCCTAGCAACATCCCACCCTTGCTCAACTCTGCCAGCCAAAACCCATACCTTGTGCCCACCTTTCACCACTGCACCGCCATTTCCGTTCTCATTCTCCGCCGGCTGCGGTCACCCTTCCTTCCGAATCTACTGCTCACCGCCGTTGCGCGCCACCATTTCAATAAACAAACTATCATTCTCAGTTCTCCAATTTGAGCCAAACTCAACCTCTCTCACCATCTCCCCCAATCCACTCCCCCTACCCGCACCTCACCTAAATAATTGCTCTTCCCCTCAAATCATTTCCGCTCTCAACAGATCCATTTCATTTTCCGGGTCAATATTTCGGGTCTCGGATTCTTCGTGCTCCCGACTTTCCGCTCTGAAACCATGCCCGCCTCCAAATCTACCCAACTGTAGCCAGTGTTCTTGGGAATGCAAGCTTATTAAAAATCCTTTGTATCTTATACACGACTGCGGCGGTTCCTCCGGCCGCCACCGCGAAGACTTTCAACCGGAATGCCAGGTTGATGTTCTTGGAGTTCTGGACAGTATATTGAAATTTGGGATTGAAATAGAGTGGGACGAAGATCAAGATTCTTACTTTGGGAGCTGCAAATCTTGCAGACTCAGAAATGGAATCTGTGGGTTTAATTCATCAGATCCCAATAAATCATTCGTTTGTTTTCCGTCTCAAACCACAATCAAGCAGCAAAGCCCGAATAGGGTTGCCATTTTGTCAattattttcttgtttatttgttcTTTGATTGCTCTCTCAGTCATTATTGTAATATTCGGGTCGAGAAGAAAAGCTCTGAAGAATGCAGAAGAAGATCCCACCATTATTTTCCTTCGGCGGCACCGGTCCGCCAGTCTACTTCCGCCTGTATTCACCTTCGAAGAGCTCGACTCTGCCACCAATTGTTTCGACCCAAAACGGAAAATTGGCGATGGAGGATTCGGTTCAGTGTACTTAGGCCAGCTCCAAGACGGTAGATTGGTTGCGGTGAAACACCTCCACAAGCAAAACTCGGCCGCAGACGGTGGAGCTAAAGGGTTCACCACAAAGTCATTTTGCAATGAAATCTTGATATTGTCATCGATAAACCATCCAAATTTGGTTAAACTTCATGGGTATTGCAGTGATCCAAGAGGCCTACTCCTGGTGTATGATTATGTACCTAATGGCACTCTAGCTGAACATCTTCATGGAAAGAAGAGTATATACAGAAAAGGGGCGTTAACATGGAATGCTAGACTCGATATTGCAGTCCAAACGGCCATGGCCATTGAGTATCTGCACTTCTCAGTAGTGCCCCCTGTAGTTCACAGAGACATAACCACATCAAACATATTTATAGAGAAAGACATGAGAGTGAAATTGGGGGACTTCGGGTTGTCGAGACTTTTAGTATGCTCTGAAACAGCTCTCTCTTCGGATAACTCATCCGAAGGTGTTTGGACGGGGCCTCAGGGCACTCCTGGGTATCTGGATCCCGATTATTATAGGTCATTCAGGTTGAACGAGAAGAGCGATATATATAGCTTCGGAGTCgtgttgttagaattgataaCAGGGATGAGAGCCGTTGATGAAAAGAGGGAGAAGAGGGAGATGACATTGGTTGACATGGCAGTGCCAAGAATCCAAATGGGGCTGTTGCATCAAGTGGTGGATCCTGTTTTAGTTGTGGATGGGGAAGCCATGGAGGGAGTTAACTCGGTGGTGGAGCTTGCATTCCGTTGTGTTGCGGCTGATAAAGATGATAGGCCAGACGCCAGGGACGTGGCGGCTGAGCTGAGGAGGATAAAGGGTCGAGGACGAGGCAGTGGTGGTGTTCTGAAGTGTTCAAATTCGAGTAATGTGGTCGTTCCTGATGAGTTCGTAGGGCTAATGGTTTGAAAAGAATGTTGTGAACATGGGGTTGCTTGGTTCAATTTACGTGGTGGAGTTCACCACTACGCCGTGCACACAATCGCACTCGGACCT contains:
- the LOC140830644 gene encoding LEAF RUST 10 DISEASE-RESISTANCEUS RECEPTOR-LIKE PROTEIN KINASE-like 1.5, whose amino-acid sequence is MPPPSPYSSACKRTTFIFLAVLLILLTSLATSHPCSTLPAKTHTLCPPFTTAPPFPFSFSAGCGHPSFRIYCSPPLRATISINKLSFSVLQFEPNSTSLTISPNPLPLPAPHLNNCSSPQIISALNRSISFSGSIFRVSDSSCSRLSALKPCPPPNLPNCSQCSWECKLIKNPLYLIHDCGGSSGRHREDFQPECQVDVLGVLDSILKFGIEIEWDEDQDSYFGSCKSCRLRNGICGFNSSDPNKSFVCFPSQTTIKQQSPNRVAILSIIFLFICSLIALSVIIVIFGSRRKALKNAEEDPTIIFLRRHRSASLLPPVFTFEELDSATNCFDPKRKIGDGGFGSVYLGQLQDGRLVAVKHLHKQNSAADGGAKGFTTKSFCNEILILSSINHPNLVKLHGYCSDPRGLLLVYDYVPNGTLAEHLHGKKSIYRKGALTWNARLDIAVQTAMAIEYLHFSVVPPVVHRDITTSNIFIEKDMRVKLGDFGLSRLLVCSETALSSDNSSEGVWTGPQGTPGYLDPDYYRSFRLNEKSDIYSFGVVLLELITGMRAVDEKREKREMTLVDMAVPRIQMGLLHQVVDPVLVVDGEAMEGVNSVVELAFRCVAADKDDRPDARDVAAELRRIKGRGRGSGGVLKCSNSSNVVVPDEFVGLMV